From Streptomyces sp. NBC_01460, a single genomic window includes:
- a CDS encoding DUF1059 domain-containing protein, translated as MTRKVADCRKYPSVSNCSLTISGEEDEVVRAAVEHAVSVHEHQDSPEMREQIRGSLEDEKAAV; from the coding sequence ATGACACGGAAAGTCGCCGACTGCCGCAAGTACCCGAGTGTGTCGAACTGCTCCCTCACCATTTCCGGTGAGGAGGACGAAGTCGTCCGGGCCGCCGTGGAACACGCGGTCTCGGTCCATGAGCACCAGGACAGCCCCGAGATGCGTGAGCAGATCCGGGGTTCCCTGGAGGACGAGAAGGCAGCGGTCTGA
- a CDS encoding AfsR/SARP family transcriptional regulator — translation MRIDVLGAVRAFHDDGSPVGLGGPRHREVLARLVAAEGRMVTTDTLVDDLWTDPPARAVGALRTFVAALRRAVEPDRPPRDPPRVLVTEGPGYALRLPREDVDVHRFEDTLARARHSPDAVTDLDAALAAWRGPAYADVTGSVWAQRERTRLEELRLEGVELRAHILLDSGEGAALVAGLGAHVAEHPWREPAWGLLARALHRAGRQADALATLRRARAMLVGRLGLDPGAGLRRLEADILNGYEPPEAAPAPWTGHGVRFGPRTTVDLARTLALAGGEALVHSRRDRLAAVLAAERTGDLTLTARIIGAYDVPAVWSRADDPEQSRAVVAAAERTLAALGPDGPADLVARLLATVAVESRSADLSRPRLERAQQAARRAETVAREQADPALLAFALNGVFLQSFSSPGLAPVRDRTGAEILGLATRFGLPDFAVLGRLVRLQSASALGDLDAAASHADAAEQLAATTEAPLVPVLTRWFRARATAARSAEPGGPTAAEAAAHYRAAEDALRTAGMPGLHRGLFPLALLGLRLLHDRPAPTGPRLDWGPYGPWAHPLTLLAQDRAEEARAALAAVPDPPRDHMQEALWCLTAHAAARLGERGTAARAAAALRDARAEDAGAASGMLTLGPVARYLAEAEACAGPHTPTP, via the coding sequence ATGCGAATCGACGTGCTCGGTGCCGTGCGGGCCTTCCACGACGACGGGAGCCCGGTCGGCCTGGGCGGGCCCCGCCATCGTGAGGTGCTCGCCCGGCTCGTGGCCGCCGAGGGGCGGATGGTCACCACCGACACCCTGGTCGACGACCTGTGGACCGACCCGCCGGCCCGCGCCGTGGGCGCTCTGCGTACGTTCGTCGCCGCGCTGCGCCGTGCCGTCGAACCCGACCGGCCGCCCCGCGATCCCCCGCGCGTCCTCGTCACCGAGGGTCCCGGCTACGCGCTGCGCCTGCCGCGCGAGGACGTGGACGTCCACCGGTTCGAGGACACCCTGGCCCGTGCCCGGCACAGCCCCGACGCGGTGACCGACCTCGACGCGGCACTCGCGGCCTGGCGTGGCCCCGCCTACGCCGATGTGACCGGCTCCGTATGGGCACAGCGCGAACGGACCCGGCTGGAGGAGCTGAGGCTGGAGGGGGTGGAGCTGCGTGCCCACATCCTCCTCGACTCCGGGGAGGGGGCCGCTCTCGTCGCCGGACTGGGCGCCCATGTCGCCGAACATCCGTGGCGCGAGCCGGCCTGGGGGCTGCTCGCCCGGGCGCTCCACCGGGCGGGCCGCCAGGCCGACGCGCTCGCCACCCTCCGTCGCGCCCGCGCCATGCTCGTCGGCCGGCTGGGGCTCGACCCCGGCGCCGGCCTCCGGCGGCTGGAGGCGGACATCCTCAACGGGTACGAGCCGCCGGAAGCCGCGCCTGCCCCGTGGACCGGCCACGGGGTCCGGTTCGGCCCGCGCACCACCGTGGATCTGGCCCGCACCCTCGCGCTGGCGGGCGGAGAGGCCCTCGTCCACTCCCGGCGCGACCGTCTCGCCGCCGTCCTGGCGGCGGAACGCACCGGGGACCTCACCCTGACCGCCCGGATCATCGGCGCCTACGACGTGCCCGCCGTCTGGAGCCGCGCCGACGACCCCGAGCAGTCCCGCGCCGTCGTCGCGGCTGCCGAGCGCACGCTCGCCGCGCTCGGCCCCGACGGCCCCGCCGACCTGGTCGCCCGCCTCCTGGCCACGGTCGCCGTCGAGAGCCGCAGCGCGGATCTGTCCCGGCCCCGGCTGGAGCGCGCCCAGCAGGCGGCGCGGCGGGCCGAGACGGTGGCACGGGAGCAGGCCGATCCCGCCCTGCTGGCGTTCGCCCTCAACGGGGTGTTCCTCCAGTCCTTCTCCAGCCCCGGCCTCGCCCCCGTACGGGACAGGACCGGCGCCGAGATCCTCGGCCTGGCCACCCGCTTCGGGCTGCCGGACTTCGCCGTGCTCGGCCGGCTCGTACGCCTGCAGTCCGCCTCGGCCCTCGGCGACCTCGACGCCGCGGCCTCGCACGCCGACGCGGCCGAACAGCTCGCCGCCACGACCGAGGCGCCCCTCGTCCCCGTCCTCACCAGGTGGTTCCGCGCCCGGGCCACGGCCGCCCGCAGTGCCGAACCCGGCGGACCGACCGCCGCCGAGGCCGCGGCGCACTACCGCGCTGCGGAGGACGCCCTCCGGACAGCCGGTATGCCGGGGCTGCACCGCGGTCTGTTCCCGCTCGCCCTCCTGGGGCTGCGCCTGCTCCACGACCGGCCCGCGCCCACTGGCCCGCGCCTCGACTGGGGCCCGTACGGACCCTGGGCGCACCCTCTCACGCTGCTCGCCCAGGACCGGGCCGAGGAGGCCCGTGCGGCCCTCGCCGCGGTGCCCGACCCCCCGCGTGACCACATGCAGGAGGCACTGTGGTGCCTGACCGCCCACGCCGCCGCCCGCCTCGGCGAGCGCGGGACCGCGGCACGGGCGGCGGCCGCCCTGCGCGACGCCCGCGCAGAAGACGCCGGCGCCGCGAGCGGGATGCTGACCCTGGGCCCGGTGGCGCGCTACCTGGCGGAGGCGGAGGCCTGCGCCGGCCCGCACACACCGACGCCGTGA
- a CDS encoding MarR family winged helix-turn-helix transcriptional regulator, translated as MPPQDMTTAASPSGGAAPGHPGTDHLLDALQHQVAVFARRAEQTRLGGVGQVRNSMDRAAYLLLNRLDVEGPMGVKALAAGMGIDSSTVTRQVAPLVDTGLVKRTSHPEDGRAVVLQLSPRGQARLDEVRASRRELMSQVTDGWSEEERDTFCALLTRFNGSLAARQAANQPAQEN; from the coding sequence ATGCCCCCTCAGGACATGACGACTGCCGCGTCTCCTTCCGGGGGCGCGGCCCCCGGACATCCGGGAACGGACCACCTCCTCGACGCGCTCCAGCACCAGGTGGCCGTCTTCGCCCGCCGTGCCGAGCAGACCCGCCTCGGCGGTGTCGGCCAGGTCCGCAACTCGATGGACCGGGCGGCCTATCTGCTGCTCAACCGGCTCGACGTGGAAGGCCCCATGGGCGTCAAGGCGCTGGCCGCGGGCATGGGGATCGACTCCTCCACCGTGACCCGCCAGGTCGCGCCGCTCGTCGACACCGGTCTGGTCAAGCGCACCTCGCACCCGGAGGACGGGCGCGCCGTCGTGCTCCAGCTGTCGCCGCGGGGCCAGGCCCGGCTCGACGAGGTCCGCGCCTCACGGCGTGAGCTGATGTCCCAGGTGACCGACGGGTGGAGCGAGGAGGAGCGTGACACCTTCTGCGCCCTGCTGACCCGGTTCAACGGCTCGCTGGCGGCCCGGCAGGCGGCGAACCAGCCGGCGCAGGAGAACTGA
- the mca gene encoding mycothiol conjugate amidase Mca: MTEQLRLMAVHAHPDDESSKGAATMAKYVSEGVDVLVVTCTGGERGSILNPKLQGDAYIEANIHEVRRKEMDEAREILGVKQEWLGFVDSGLPEGDPLPPLPEGCFALEDDETAAGRLVAKIRAFRPQVITTYDENGGYPHPDHIKTHTISMIAFEAAADTERFPEAEFGPAWQPQKLYYNQGFNKPRTVALHEALLARGLESPYGDWLERWKEFERAERTLTTHIPCDDFFEIRDKALIAHATQIDPDGGWFRVPMDVQREVWPTEEYELAKSLVDTSLPESDLFAGIRDNA, encoded by the coding sequence TTGACCGAGCAGCTGAGACTGATGGCCGTTCACGCCCACCCCGACGACGAGTCGAGCAAGGGCGCGGCCACCATGGCCAAGTACGTGTCCGAGGGGGTGGACGTCCTCGTCGTCACCTGCACAGGGGGCGAGCGGGGCTCCATTCTGAACCCGAAGCTCCAGGGCGACGCGTACATCGAGGCGAACATCCACGAGGTGCGCCGCAAGGAGATGGACGAGGCCCGCGAGATCCTCGGCGTCAAGCAGGAGTGGCTCGGCTTCGTCGACTCCGGTCTGCCCGAGGGCGACCCGCTGCCGCCGCTGCCCGAGGGCTGCTTCGCGCTGGAGGACGACGAGACGGCGGCGGGGCGTCTCGTCGCGAAGATCCGGGCGTTCCGGCCGCAGGTGATCACCACCTACGACGAGAACGGCGGGTACCCGCACCCCGACCACATCAAGACGCACACGATCTCGATGATCGCGTTCGAGGCCGCCGCGGACACCGAGAGGTTCCCCGAGGCGGAGTTCGGCCCGGCCTGGCAGCCGCAGAAGCTCTACTACAACCAGGGCTTCAACAAGCCGCGCACGGTCGCCCTCCACGAGGCCCTGCTGGCCCGTGGGCTGGAGTCCCCGTACGGCGACTGGCTGGAGCGCTGGAAGGAGTTCGAGCGCGCCGAACGCACGCTGACCACGCACATCCCGTGCGACGACTTCTTCGAGATCCGTGACAAGGCGCTGATCGCGCACGCGACGCAGATCGATCCGGACGGCGGCTGGTTCCGGGTCCCGATGGACGTCCAGCGGGAGGTCTGGCCGACCGAGGAGTACGAGCTGGCCAAGTCCCTGGTCGATACCTCCCTCCCCGAGAGCGACCTCTTCGCGGGCATCCGCGACAATGCCTGA
- a CDS encoding cystathionine gamma-synthase — MSDQHSFETLAIHAGNTADPLTGAVVPPIYQVSTYKQDGVGGLRGGYEYSRSANPTRTALEENLAALEGGRRGLAFASGLAAEDCLLRTLLTPGDHVVIPNDAYGGTFRLFAKVASRWGVEFSVADTSDVSAVRAALTPRTKAIWVETPSNPLLGITDIAAVAGVARQAGARLVVDNTFASPYLQQPLALGADVVVHSTTKYMGGHSDVVGGALVVSDPELAEELAYHQNAMGAVAGPFDAWLVLRGIKTLAVRMDRHDENATKVADLLTRHPKVTQVLYPGLPEHPGHEVAAKQMKAFGGMVSFRVAGGEEAAVEVCNRAKLFTLGESLGGVESLLEHPGRMTHASAAGSPLEVPADLVRLSVGIENADDLLADLTQALG; from the coding sequence ATGAGCGACCAGCACAGCTTCGAGACCCTTGCGATCCACGCCGGCAACACGGCGGATCCCCTCACCGGCGCCGTGGTCCCGCCGATCTACCAGGTGTCCACGTACAAGCAGGACGGCGTAGGCGGACTGCGCGGCGGCTACGAGTACAGCCGCAGCGCCAACCCCACCCGCACCGCGCTGGAGGAGAACCTCGCGGCGCTGGAGGGCGGCCGCCGCGGGCTCGCCTTCGCGTCGGGCCTCGCCGCGGAGGACTGCCTCCTGCGCACGCTGCTGACCCCCGGTGACCACGTCGTCATCCCGAACGACGCCTACGGCGGCACGTTCCGGCTGTTCGCGAAGGTCGCCTCGCGCTGGGGCGTGGAGTTCTCGGTCGCCGACACCTCGGACGTGAGCGCGGTACGGGCGGCGCTCACCCCGCGCACCAAGGCGATCTGGGTGGAGACCCCGTCGAACCCGCTGCTCGGCATCACCGACATCGCGGCCGTCGCCGGAGTCGCCCGGCAGGCGGGCGCCCGGCTGGTCGTCGACAACACCTTCGCCAGCCCCTACCTCCAGCAGCCGCTCGCGCTCGGCGCCGACGTCGTGGTGCACTCCACCACCAAGTACATGGGCGGCCACTCGGACGTCGTCGGCGGCGCGCTCGTCGTCAGCGACCCGGAGCTGGCGGAGGAACTGGCGTACCACCAGAACGCGATGGGCGCGGTCGCCGGGCCGTTCGACGCGTGGCTGGTGCTGCGCGGCATCAAGACCCTCGCGGTCCGCATGGACCGCCACGACGAGAACGCCACCAAGGTCGCCGACCTCCTCACCCGGCACCCCAAGGTGACCCAGGTCCTCTACCCGGGTCTCCCGGAGCACCCGGGCCACGAGGTCGCCGCCAAGCAGATGAAGGCGTTCGGCGGGATGGTGTCGTTCCGGGTCGCGGGCGGCGAGGAGGCGGCGGTCGAGGTCTGCAACCGCGCCAAGCTCTTCACGCTCGGCGAATCGCTCGGCGGTGTCGAATCGCTCCTGGAGCACCCGGGCCGTATGACCCACGCCTCGGCGGCGGGTTCCCCGCTGGAGGTGCCGGCCGACCTCGTCCGGCTGTCCGTCGGCATCGAGAACGCCGACGACCTGCTGGCCGACCTCACGCAGGCGCTCGGCTGA
- the greA gene encoding transcription elongation factor GreA gives MTQTSDNVTWLTPEAYNQLKAELEYLSGPARTEISVKIAAAREEGDLRENGGYHAAKEEQGKMELRVRQLTQLLEHAKVGEAPADDGVVEPGMVVTIAFDGDLDDTVTFLLASREYASTDIETYSPQSPLGTGVNGKRVGDDAEYELPNGKKAGVKIVSAKPYQG, from the coding sequence GTGACCCAGACCAGCGATAACGTCACCTGGCTCACGCCGGAGGCGTACAACCAGCTGAAGGCGGAGCTGGAGTACCTGTCTGGTCCCGCGCGCACGGAGATCTCCGTCAAGATCGCGGCGGCCCGCGAGGAGGGTGACCTCCGCGAGAACGGCGGCTACCACGCGGCCAAGGAGGAGCAGGGCAAGATGGAGCTCCGGGTCCGTCAGCTGACCCAGCTCCTGGAGCACGCGAAGGTCGGCGAGGCCCCCGCCGACGACGGCGTGGTCGAGCCCGGCATGGTCGTGACCATCGCCTTCGACGGCGACCTGGACGACACGGTCACCTTCCTGCTCGCCTCCCGCGAGTACGCGAGCACCGACATCGAGACCTACTCCCCCCAGTCCCCGCTGGGCACCGGCGTGAACGGCAAGCGGGTGGGCGACGACGCGGAGTACGAGCTCCCGAACGGCAAGAAGGCCGGCGTGAAGATCGTCTCGGCCAAGCCGTACCAGGGCTGA
- a CDS encoding ATP-binding cassette domain-containing protein — MPGAIYAEGLVKTFGDVQALGGVDLDVPEGTVLGLLGPNGAGKTTAVRVLTTLLRPDSGRAVVAGIDVLKNPDEVRRSIGLSGQFAAVDEYLTGRENLQMVGQLYQMSSRDAKKRAGELLEKFNLADAADRTAKTYSGGMRRRLDLAAALVVSPPVMFMDEPTTGLDPRNRQQLWEVIEELVAGGTTLLLTTQYLEEADHLAHDICVIDHGKVIARGTSDELKARTGGERVEVVVHRPDEIEPARSVLAAYGKGEISVAEHTRKLTVPVTGGAKLLADVIRDLDARGVEIDDIGLRRPTLDDVFISLTGHAAELGKNGENASTEAAEGRKEEK, encoded by the coding sequence ATGCCAGGCGCCATCTACGCCGAAGGCCTGGTGAAGACCTTCGGCGATGTACAAGCACTGGGCGGCGTCGATCTCGACGTACCCGAAGGCACCGTCCTCGGCCTGCTGGGGCCCAACGGCGCCGGCAAGACGACAGCCGTACGCGTCCTGACCACCCTGCTCCGGCCCGACAGCGGGCGGGCCGTCGTGGCGGGCATCGACGTCCTGAAGAACCCCGACGAGGTACGCCGATCGATCGGCCTCTCCGGCCAGTTCGCGGCCGTCGACGAATACCTCACGGGCCGCGAGAACCTCCAGATGGTCGGGCAGCTCTACCAGATGAGCTCGCGCGACGCGAAGAAGCGGGCCGGGGAGCTCCTGGAGAAGTTCAACCTCGCCGACGCGGCCGACCGCACCGCGAAGACGTACTCCGGAGGCATGCGCCGCCGCCTCGACCTGGCGGCGGCGCTCGTCGTCTCACCGCCGGTGATGTTCATGGACGAGCCCACCACCGGGCTCGACCCGCGCAACCGGCAGCAGCTCTGGGAGGTCATCGAGGAGCTCGTCGCGGGGGGTACGACGCTCCTGCTGACCACGCAGTACCTGGAGGAGGCCGACCACCTCGCCCACGACATCTGCGTCATCGACCACGGCAAGGTCATCGCCCGCGGTACGTCCGACGAGCTCAAGGCCCGTACCGGCGGCGAGCGCGTCGAGGTCGTGGTGCACCGGCCCGACGAGATCGAACCGGCCCGCTCGGTGCTCGCCGCGTACGGCAAGGGGGAGATCTCCGTGGCCGAGCACACCCGCAAACTGACCGTGCCGGTCACCGGCGGGGCCAAGCTGCTCGCCGACGTCATCCGCGACCTCGACGCCCGCGGCGTGGAGATCGACGACATCGGCCTGCGCCGTCCCACCCTCGACGACGTCTTCATCTCGCTCACCGGGCACGCCGCCGAGCTGGGGAAGAACGGCGAGAACGCATCGACCGAGGCCGCAGAGGGCCGGAAGGAGGAGAAGTGA
- a CDS encoding alpha/beta hydrolase family protein yields the protein MRFQSTVGPELAGVIDQPEGEIRGWGLFVHGFTLGKDSPAASRVSKQLAREGIGMLRYDNLGIGDSDGDWGDGSFTIKVQDTLRAITLMAERGTPVELLVGHSWGGAAVLAAAAEATGVRALATIGAPIDPSHVERQYDAVVDRVLSEGEHEWFVGGRTLVLKPAFVEDVQQAHLRERIGELNLPLLVLHSPTDSTVDIDNAGEIFREARHPRSFVALEEADHLLTARGQAQRAAHIISAWADQYIRA from the coding sequence GTGAGATTCCAAAGCACCGTCGGCCCTGAACTGGCCGGAGTGATCGACCAGCCCGAGGGCGAGATCCGGGGCTGGGGGCTCTTCGTGCACGGATTCACCCTCGGCAAGGACTCACCCGCCGCCTCGCGCGTCAGCAAGCAGCTGGCACGCGAGGGGATCGGGATGCTGCGCTACGACAACCTCGGGATCGGCGACTCCGACGGCGACTGGGGAGACGGTTCCTTCACCATCAAGGTCCAGGACACGCTCCGTGCGATAACCCTGATGGCGGAGCGGGGAACTCCGGTGGAACTGCTGGTGGGGCACTCGTGGGGAGGCGCGGCCGTCCTCGCCGCAGCGGCCGAGGCGACCGGCGTCCGCGCGCTCGCCACCATCGGGGCACCCATCGACCCCAGCCACGTCGAGCGGCAGTACGACGCGGTCGTGGACCGCGTCCTGAGCGAAGGGGAGCACGAGTGGTTCGTCGGCGGGCGGACCCTGGTCCTCAAGCCTGCCTTCGTCGAAGACGTCCAACAGGCTCACCTGCGCGAACGGATTGGCGAGTTGAACCTGCCGCTCCTCGTTCTGCATTCGCCCACCGACTCCACCGTCGACATCGACAACGCCGGAGAGATCTTCCGCGAGGCACGGCACCCGCGAAGCTTCGTCGCGCTCGAGGAAGCAGACCATCTCCTGACCGCACGAGGACAGGCGCAGCGGGCCGCGCACATCATCAGCGCCTGGGCCGACCAGTACATCCGGGCGTGA
- a CDS encoding alpha/beta fold hydrolase has protein sequence MTLTLPGFDDIRLPGADGVELAAAVGGSGTPVVLLHGFPQTRLMWRHVAEGLAEEHTVICPDLRGYGSSDKPEATGPDVYAKRTMAADVVALAAALGHERFALVGHDRGALVAFRAGLDHPETVTHLGILDVVPTLDMWNVLHGVPAAVGYHLFLMAQPPGLPETMIANSADAFFGSFLDAWAADPAAMPEEVRAEYLRASGAAVTSIVADYRASAGIDVTHDQADLDAGSQLAMPVTVIQQDWGAQLGFDAAGVWKAWAPDLDHRLTRAGHFMAEEAPDEIAAAILDLLAR, from the coding sequence ATGACGCTCACCCTCCCCGGCTTCGACGACATCCGCCTCCCCGGTGCGGACGGGGTGGAGCTGGCTGCCGCCGTCGGTGGCAGCGGCACCCCGGTCGTGCTGCTGCACGGCTTCCCCCAGACCCGCCTGATGTGGCGGCACGTCGCCGAGGGGCTCGCCGAAGAGCACACGGTCATCTGTCCCGACCTGCGGGGCTACGGCTCCAGCGACAAGCCGGAGGCCACCGGCCCCGACGTCTACGCCAAGCGCACCATGGCCGCCGACGTCGTCGCCCTGGCGGCGGCGCTCGGCCACGAGCGCTTCGCTCTCGTCGGCCACGACCGGGGCGCGCTGGTCGCCTTCCGGGCGGGGCTGGACCACCCCGAGACCGTCACGCACCTGGGCATCCTCGACGTCGTGCCGACGCTCGACATGTGGAACGTCCTGCACGGCGTCCCGGCGGCGGTCGGCTACCACCTCTTCCTCATGGCGCAGCCGCCCGGCCTGCCGGAGACGATGATCGCCAACAGCGCGGACGCGTTCTTCGGTTCGTTCCTCGACGCCTGGGCCGCCGACCCGGCCGCCATGCCGGAGGAGGTGCGTGCCGAGTACCTGCGGGCGAGCGGCGCGGCGGTGACGTCGATCGTCGCCGACTACCGGGCCTCCGCGGGCATCGACGTCACGCACGACCAGGCGGACCTGGACGCCGGGTCGCAGCTGGCCATGCCCGTGACGGTCATCCAGCAGGACTGGGGCGCGCAGCTGGGGTTCGACGCCGCCGGGGTGTGGAAGGCGTGGGCGCCGGACCTGGACCACCGGCTGACCAGGGCGGGGCACTTCATGGCCGAGGAGGCTCCCGACGAGATCGCGGCGGCGATCCTGGACCTGCTGGCCCGCTGA
- a CDS encoding ABC transporter permease: MTVTDTQSQTPLKTRGAVSRSIADSLVMARRNLIRMSRIPEMVLFGLIQPVMFVVLFSYVFGGSLVVDGSTSAVEYRNFLMAGIFAQTVTFATAGAGAGIADDMHKGLVDRFRSLPMARGAVLTGRTLADLVQTTLTVIVLTIVALLVGWRIHEGVPKALGAFALLLLLGYAFSWIGALIGLSVRTPEAATSGGLIWLFPVTFISNAFVPTENMAGWLQPIAEWNPFSATVQACRELFGNPGVSPSDAWPMQHPVWASIIWSVVIIVVFRTLAVRKYRQAAV, from the coding sequence GTGACCGTCACCGACACGCAGAGTCAGACTCCGCTCAAGACGCGCGGGGCGGTCAGCCGCTCGATCGCCGACTCCCTGGTCATGGCCCGGCGCAACCTGATCCGCATGAGCCGGATTCCCGAGATGGTGCTCTTCGGGCTCATCCAGCCGGTCATGTTCGTGGTGCTGTTCAGCTACGTCTTCGGCGGGTCGCTCGTGGTCGACGGCTCGACCAGTGCCGTCGAGTACCGCAACTTCCTGATGGCCGGGATCTTCGCGCAGACGGTCACCTTCGCCACGGCCGGCGCGGGCGCCGGCATCGCCGACGACATGCACAAGGGACTCGTCGACCGGTTCCGGTCCCTGCCCATGGCGCGCGGCGCGGTGCTCACCGGCCGCACGCTGGCCGACCTCGTCCAGACCACGCTCACCGTCATCGTGCTCACGATCGTCGCCCTGCTCGTCGGCTGGCGCATCCATGAAGGCGTCCCGAAGGCTCTGGGGGCCTTCGCCCTGCTGCTCCTCCTCGGGTATGCCTTCTCCTGGATCGGTGCTCTGATCGGCCTGTCCGTACGCACCCCGGAAGCGGCGACCTCGGGCGGTCTCATCTGGCTGTTCCCGGTCACGTTCATCTCGAACGCCTTCGTACCCACGGAGAACATGGCGGGCTGGCTCCAGCCGATCGCCGAGTGGAACCCGTTCAGCGCGACCGTCCAGGCGTGCCGCGAGCTGTTCGGGAACCCCGGTGTCTCCCCGTCCGACGCCTGGCCGATGCAGCACCCCGTCTGGGCCTCGATCATCTGGTCCGTCGTCATCATCGTGGTCTTCCGCACGCTGGCTGTCCGCAAGTACCGCCAGGCGGCCGTCTGA
- a CDS encoding DUF4307 domain-containing protein, with the protein MAAVREALPEGRYGRSQDERADRKLKIVGSVLGVAFLAMVGWFGYDYVAGQDVSAELIKSRIVSDTRAEAHLEVRKDRDADGHCTLRALSEDGGEVGRADFRFDERSGRIDEVVSLRTTSRATAVELKGCSADG; encoded by the coding sequence ATGGCAGCGGTTCGCGAGGCCTTGCCCGAGGGGCGTTACGGCCGGTCGCAGGACGAGCGCGCGGACCGCAAGCTGAAGATCGTCGGCTCGGTGCTGGGTGTGGCCTTCCTCGCCATGGTCGGCTGGTTCGGCTACGACTACGTGGCCGGCCAGGACGTCAGCGCGGAGCTCATCAAGTCCAGGATCGTCTCCGACACCCGTGCGGAGGCCCACCTCGAGGTCCGCAAGGACCGGGACGCCGACGGGCACTGCACCCTCCGCGCCCTCAGCGAGGACGGCGGCGAGGTCGGCCGGGCGGACTTCCGCTTCGACGAGCGCTCCGGGCGGATCGACGAGGTCGTCTCCCTGCGCACCACATCCAGGGCGACGGCGGTGGAGCTCAAGGGGTGCTCCGCGGACGGCTGA
- the ilvA gene encoding threonine ammonia-lyase, translated as MTFRTSGPFPPLILDDVRGAQKMLSGVARTTGMEGSRHLSALVGAPVHFKCENLQRTGSFKLRGAYVRIAGLSPVERASGVVAASAGNHAQGVALASSLLGVRSTVFMPVGAPLPKVAATREYGAEVRLHGHVVDETLAAAQEYAEETGAVFIHPFDHPDIIAGQGTVGLEILEQCPEVRTIVVGIGGGGLAAGIAVAVKALRPDVRIVGVQAAGAAAFPPSLSAGHPVALDSVQTMADGIKVGRPGDLTFPLVQEWVDEVRTVSEDELSSALLLCLERAKMVVEPAGASPVAALLSDPGSFRGPVVAVLSGGNVDPLLMQRILTHGMVAAGRYLSLRLRLTDRPGALAAMLATLSLADANVLDIQHVRTDPRLGLSEAEVELHLETKGPEHCDEVAASLRAAGYLVRS; from the coding sequence ATGACCTTCCGTACGTCAGGCCCCTTTCCTCCGCTCATCCTCGACGACGTCCGAGGGGCGCAGAAGATGCTGTCCGGGGTGGCCCGAACGACCGGGATGGAGGGCAGCCGCCATCTCAGCGCCCTCGTGGGCGCACCGGTCCACTTCAAGTGCGAGAACCTCCAGCGCACCGGTTCGTTCAAGCTGCGCGGCGCGTACGTGCGGATCGCCGGCCTCAGCCCCGTCGAGCGGGCGTCCGGCGTGGTGGCCGCGAGTGCCGGAAACCATGCGCAGGGTGTAGCACTCGCCTCCTCGCTGCTCGGCGTACGCTCGACGGTCTTCATGCCCGTGGGCGCGCCCCTTCCGAAGGTGGCGGCCACCCGCGAGTACGGAGCCGAGGTCCGGCTCCACGGGCACGTCGTCGACGAGACGCTCGCCGCCGCCCAGGAGTACGCCGAGGAGACGGGCGCCGTCTTCATCCACCCCTTCGACCACCCGGACATCATCGCGGGCCAGGGCACCGTGGGTCTGGAGATCCTCGAGCAGTGCCCGGAGGTCCGCACGATCGTCGTCGGCATCGGCGGGGGCGGCCTCGCCGCGGGCATCGCGGTCGCCGTGAAGGCGCTGCGCCCCGACGTCCGGATCGTCGGCGTCCAGGCGGCGGGCGCGGCCGCCTTCCCTCCCTCGCTGTCCGCCGGGCACCCGGTGGCGCTCGACTCGGTGCAGACCATGGCCGACGGGATCAAGGTGGGGCGGCCCGGAGACCTCACGTTCCCGCTGGTCCAGGAGTGGGTGGACGAGGTCCGCACGGTCTCCGAGGACGAGCTCTCCAGTGCGCTGCTGCTGTGCCTGGAGCGGGCGAAGATGGTCGTCGAGCCCGCCGGGGCGAGCCCGGTCGCGGCGCTGCTGAGCGACCCGGGGTCCTTCCGGGGGCCCGTCGTCGCCGTGCTGTCGGGCGGCAACGTGGACCCCCTGCTGATGCAGCGCATCCTGACGCACGGCATGGTCGCGGCGGGCCGCTACCTGAGCCTGCGGCTCCGGCTCACCGACCGGCCCGGAGCGCTGGCCGCGATGCTGGCCACGCTCTCCCTCGCCGACGCCAACGTGCTGGACATCCAGCACGTACGGACCGACCCACGGCTCGGGCTCAGCGAGGCGGAGGTGGAACTCCACCTGGAGACCAAGGGGCCGGAGCACTGCGACGAGGTCGCCGCCTCGCTGCGGGCCGCGGGCTATCTGGTCAGGTCCTGA